The nucleotide window CCGCGAGCCAGGCCGATTGATAGGCGTTCTGGAACAGACCGTGTCGCCAGATCTGCGCCGAGGTGACGCTGAGATTGGCCCACACGGCATTGACGAAGTCGATGGGCGACGTCAGCAAGAGCGATGGCGCGACGGTTTGCCTGGCGAGATAGTCGGCGAGGAGCGGGGCTCCCGGGCACCGTGTCATGGAGGTGAAGAAAAGCAGGCTCTGCGCGGTGCAGGCAATCACGAATGCCGCCGTGATCCAGCAAAGCACGCGATGACGGCGCCCGAACGTCAGGCATGCGCTCGCTACCGCGAGCGGAAAGAAGAACAGCGCTTTCGGGTGCAGGTAAAAGAGAAAACTGGTTGCCGCCATGAAGCCGATGGCGACCGCCAGCGCGTGACGCGGACGCGTCAGAGACGACGAGAGGGCGGGCGCGCAGCAATAGGCCGCAGCCATCAGGATCACGATCTGTTCAGCGCGAACCATGGGGATGATCAGCCCCTGAACCCCCATGGTTCCCACACTGACGACGAACACGAAGCCGATACGGCGAGCCCATGGCGACGTCAGCCATGCGCACATCCAGCGCCAGATCGCCCACAGGCATAGCGCCCAGGTCACTATGCCGATCATCCGCAGAACCCAGGGCTCGAGCACGTGATAGACCACGCCCGACACCACGGCACCCGGATACAGTGACCAGGGGACGGGAAACAGAAACGTGTCGCCGCATTGCGGCAGGAGCGTGTTGAGACGCTTGGCGTTGACGAAGAACATACCGCGCATCATGACCGATGCACTTTCGTCGCCGTATATCGGCACAAGGGCGGCCAGCACGAGCACCAGCACGGCGATGGCGACGGCGAGCAAAAACAGGACGCGCGTCGCCCCGCCGAAGAGCGGGTGCGCGTCATGCTGAACTGAACTCATTGGCACATTGGGCAAGGATTGGAGCAGGCGCCCCCAAGGGAGATGAGGACGCGGCGGGGCCGGGCGTTGCTACTGGCGCAGCAATCGATCCAGATCGGCGACGATCTCGCCCTGGGTCTCGGCATCCAACCCGATCCAGAGCGGCAATCGAACCAGTTGTCCGGCCCGTTGCTCCGTCGTCGTCAATTCGCCATGAGTGCGTGCGTAACGGCGCCCGGCCGGCGAGTCATGCAGGGGCACATAGTGAAAAACGGCGCTCGTGTTTCGCTTCGCGAGCCCGTCGATGACACGTTGGCGCTGTTCGATATCGCTCAGCAGCACGTAATACATGTGCGCGTTGTGTTGGCAGGCCTCCGGCACCACGGGCCGGCGCAGATAGCCTTGACGCTCAAGCGGCGCAAGAAGCGAATGATACCGATCCCAGATGCGCAGTCGTTCCGCCGTGATTTCCTCCGCGTGCTCGAGCTGGGCCCACAAGAAAGCCGATACCAGTTCGCCCGGCAGATAGGACGATCCCACTTCCTGCCATGTGTATTTGTCGACCTCGCCTCTGAAGAAGCGGCTGCGGTCGGTGCCTTTTTCCCGAATGATCTCGGCGCGCACGCCAAGGGCGGCGTCACGAACGAGCAAGGCACCGCCTTCGCCCGAAATGACATTCTTGGTCTCGTGAAAACTGAAAGCGCCGATGTCGCCGATAGCGCCGAGCGCCCGACCCTTGTAGGAGGCAAGCACTCCCTGTGCCGCGTCTTCGACCACCATGAGGCCATGGCGTTTTGCGATATCGAGAATGGCGTCCATCTCACACGCCACGCCGGCGTAATGCACGGCCACGATGGCTCGGGTACGAGGTGTAATGGCCGCTTCGATCAGGCGCTCGTCGAGATTCAGCGTGTCCTCGCGAATGTCGACGAACACGGGAACGCCACCGCGCAACACGAAGGCATTGGCCG belongs to Pandoraea pnomenusa and includes:
- the rffA gene encoding dTDP-4-amino-4,6-dideoxygalactose transaminase; its protein translation is MEAGKKTPFNWPHLTGREMEYIGQAHQNGRLAGDGPFTKQCHRWIEARTLCAKALLTHSCTAALEMAALLLDIAPGDEIIMPSYTFVSTANAFVLRGGVPVFVDIREDTLNLDERLIEAAITPRTRAIVAVHYAGVACEMDAILDIAKRHGLMVVEDAAQGVLASYKGRALGAIGDIGAFSFHETKNVISGEGGALLVRDAALGVRAEIIREKGTDRSRFFRGEVDKYTWQEVGSSYLPGELVSAFLWAQLEHAEEITAERLRIWDRYHSLLAPLERQGYLRRPVVPEACQHNAHMYYVLLSDIEQRQRVIDGLAKRNTSAVFHYVPLHDSPAGRRYARTHGELTTTEQRAGQLVRLPLWIGLDAETQGEIVADLDRLLRQ